One window of Mesorhizobium sp. WSM4904 genomic DNA carries:
- a CDS encoding trimethylamine methyltransferase family protein, whose amino-acid sequence MNALAAELTEPTHRRGGGRLGRKALRSAPVASFPTLVRQIPVYEIVPDEAVELIHEESLKILEEVGCEFRDDEAIALWKAAGADVRETRVRIDRALLMELVSKVPPEFTLNARNPERTVRVGGKNSIFVPMYGAPYVRDLDNKRRYGTLADLNNFHKLAYMAPALHSSSSIICEPMEIPVPKRHLHIIHSALKHSDKPFMGIVTSKERAEDTMAMAAIVFGEEFVRDNPVLVAITNCNSPLVWDATMLDAMRVYARHNQPLILAPFALCGASTSASAVGAVAQVNAEALAGVAFTQLIRPGSPQIYGQFMVTVDMKTGAPMGGTPEAAQMMYLMGALARKYKLPWRTSGFHVGSKLNDAQAGYEANMLMHAAILAGANYIWHSAGWLEAGLTCGYSKFATDCEQLVGWYKYAGGVPFDDFKDAMAAIREVGPQGHFLGTQHTLEHFERAFFMPNIMDFNSFEQWSAEGAKDHDTRGREKARAMLADYQEPKLDESIAEGLADLIARREEKLPDSIS is encoded by the coding sequence ATGAACGCACTGGCCGCTGAATTGACTGAACCGACCCATCGTCGCGGTGGCGGCCGCCTTGGGCGCAAGGCGCTGAGAAGCGCCCCGGTTGCGTCCTTTCCGACGCTGGTCCGGCAGATCCCCGTCTACGAGATCGTGCCCGACGAGGCGGTGGAACTGATCCACGAAGAGTCGCTCAAGATCCTCGAGGAAGTGGGCTGCGAATTCCGTGACGACGAGGCGATCGCGCTTTGGAAAGCGGCGGGCGCCGACGTCAGGGAAACGCGTGTGCGCATCGACCGCGCGCTGCTGATGGAGCTCGTCTCGAAGGTTCCGCCGGAATTCACGCTCAACGCGCGCAATCCCGAGCGCACGGTCCGCGTCGGCGGCAAGAACTCGATCTTCGTGCCGATGTATGGCGCGCCCTATGTGCGCGACCTCGACAACAAGCGGCGCTACGGCACGCTCGCCGACCTCAACAATTTCCACAAGCTCGCCTACATGGCGCCGGCGCTGCATTCGTCGAGCTCGATCATCTGCGAGCCGATGGAGATCCCGGTGCCGAAGCGGCATCTTCACATCATCCATTCGGCGCTCAAGCACTCCGACAAGCCGTTCATGGGCATCGTGACGTCGAAGGAGAGGGCCGAGGACACGATGGCGATGGCTGCGATCGTCTTCGGCGAGGAGTTCGTGCGCGACAATCCGGTGCTGGTGGCGATCACCAACTGCAATTCGCCGCTGGTGTGGGACGCCACCATGCTCGACGCCATGCGGGTCTATGCCCGCCACAACCAGCCGCTGATCCTGGCGCCCTTCGCGCTCTGCGGCGCCTCGACGTCCGCCTCCGCCGTCGGCGCGGTCGCGCAGGTCAACGCCGAGGCGCTTGCGGGCGTTGCCTTCACCCAGCTCATCCGTCCCGGCTCGCCGCAGATATACGGCCAGTTCATGGTGACGGTCGACATGAAGACCGGCGCCCCGATGGGCGGCACGCCGGAGGCCGCCCAGATGATGTATCTGATGGGCGCGCTGGCCAGGAAGTACAAGCTGCCTTGGCGCACCTCCGGCTTCCATGTCGGCTCCAAGCTCAACGACGCCCAGGCCGGCTACGAGGCGAACATGCTCATGCATGCCGCGATCCTCGCCGGCGCCAACTATATCTGGCACTCCGCCGGCTGGCTCGAGGCAGGCCTCACCTGCGGCTATTCGAAATTCGCCACTGATTGCGAGCAGCTCGTCGGCTGGTACAAATATGCCGGCGGCGTTCCTTTCGACGATTTCAAGGACGCCATGGCCGCGATCCGCGAGGTCGGTCCGCAAGGGCATTTCCTCGGCACTCAGCACACGCTCGAGCACTTCGAGCGCGCCTTCTTTATGCCAAACATCATGGACTTCAATTCCTTCGAGCAGTGGAGCGCCGAAGGCGCCAAGGATCACGACACGCGCGGCCGGGAAAAGGCGCGCGCCATGCTCGCCGACTACCAGGAGCCGAAACTCGACGAGAGCATCGCCGAGGGTCTCGCGGATTTGATCGCGCGGCGTGAGGAAAAGCTGCCGGACAGCATTAGTTGA
- a CDS encoding LysR substrate-binding domain-containing protein, with the protein MRSLRHLLPSAGSLVVFEAAGRLSSFTAAGRELGMTQAAVSYAVRGLEEQLGAKLFQRRHRQVLLTEAGERFHADVSLGLSHIRKSAEDLRMQATGGHVTLAASTAFGSFWMMPRLQQFRDELPGVDLRIQTADRDLDIIAEGIPLGVRGGMPRDWPDYHSLSLSDEEIFPVAGPSYLAKFGMPKTVAELATHRLIHLEEPYREAPNWDEWFASAGTSLRNAERGLRINDYALVIQAVMEGQGISLGWRHLVERLVASGLLVPVTDHVMRTGIGFHVIWPKNRELSDNARKVRDWLVAQA; encoded by the coding sequence ATGCGAAGTCTACGCCACCTCCTCCCTTCCGCCGGCAGCCTCGTCGTCTTCGAGGCGGCGGGCCGGCTGTCCAGCTTCACTGCGGCCGGGCGCGAGCTCGGCATGACGCAGGCGGCCGTCTCCTATGCGGTGCGCGGGCTGGAGGAACAGCTCGGCGCAAAGCTCTTCCAGCGCCGCCATCGCCAGGTGCTGCTGACGGAGGCCGGCGAGCGCTTCCACGCCGACGTCTCGCTCGGCCTGTCGCATATCCGCAAATCGGCCGAGGATCTTCGGATGCAGGCGACCGGCGGGCACGTGACTTTAGCCGCCTCGACTGCCTTCGGCTCGTTCTGGATGATGCCGCGGCTGCAGCAGTTCCGCGACGAGCTGCCGGGCGTCGACCTGCGCATCCAGACCGCCGACCGCGACCTCGACATCATCGCCGAGGGCATTCCGCTCGGGGTGCGCGGAGGGATGCCCCGCGACTGGCCGGACTATCATTCCCTGTCGCTCTCCGACGAAGAGATTTTCCCGGTCGCCGGGCCTAGCTATCTCGCCAAATTCGGCATGCCGAAGACCGTCGCGGAACTGGCAACGCACAGGCTCATCCATCTCGAGGAGCCCTATCGCGAAGCCCCGAACTGGGACGAATGGTTCGCGTCCGCCGGAACCAGCCTGCGCAATGCCGAGCGCGGGTTGCGCATCAACGACTATGCGTTGGTGATCCAGGCGGTGATGGAGGGGCAAGGCATCTCGCTCGGCTGGCGGCATCTGGTCGAGCGGCTGGTGGCATCGGGCCTGCTCGTGCCGGTGACCGACCATGTGATGCGGACCGGCATCGGCTTCCACGTCATCTGGCCGAAGAACCGCGAGCTCAGCGACAACGCACGCAAAGTGAGGGACTGGCTGGTGGCGCAGGCGTGA
- a CDS encoding putative sensor domain DACNV-containing protein: protein MIIVSESWRMGMALSYMDSPNDNQRSPPLQHSCNKLEISVAAFPKDLADVVFKRWPHMVGGDYVTPPCPPLQLLEQLLDVSYLTASAPEEARYPSFNIVALAENSTKTPSPVGPVYEFASSRPLSVGELRRLAPATDSKKSAILAFWNEQEWSIAGLIDLGTSWHRARTGLEYRYRDPRGLFVQVDRPGRLRVYQGGFLVATLTDGVIETGRMDYNVFLHEPANAGLGRMSEEIDYPEYEHPREYRDFEFIAMWNTYAAIANAISLAGHGGMLIIKAGDTKIDPGIIKIKYETDAGTLRASFIDFMNRRNVLGDYESLDEDGHLVPEGALYKAVGEMKDSYESLVEATRFVAGLSGCDGSIVISDDLRLLGFGAEIRAEIRQDINIFEVNDEFRRKYKRCDIEQFGMRHRSAVKLASRDYDCRILVVSQDGPISAVWWEKDRVLVKKGVHLVNMNIPWA, encoded by the coding sequence TTGATCATTGTTTCTGAAAGCTGGCGAATGGGCATGGCTTTATCTTACATGGATTCGCCGAATGACAACCAGCGCTCGCCGCCGTTGCAGCATTCGTGCAACAAATTGGAGATTTCCGTGGCAGCGTTCCCGAAGGATTTAGCGGATGTCGTGTTTAAACGGTGGCCTCACATGGTCGGCGGAGACTATGTAACTCCCCCATGTCCCCCTCTACAGTTGCTCGAGCAGTTATTGGACGTTTCCTATCTTACGGCCAGCGCTCCAGAAGAGGCGCGATATCCATCCTTCAACATTGTTGCTCTTGCGGAAAATTCTACGAAAACACCGTCACCGGTGGGGCCTGTGTATGAGTTTGCATCATCGCGTCCTCTCAGCGTTGGGGAACTTCGTCGCCTAGCTCCCGCCACCGATTCGAAGAAATCAGCGATATTGGCCTTTTGGAACGAGCAAGAGTGGTCGATCGCTGGGTTGATTGACCTTGGTACGTCTTGGCACCGAGCCCGCACTGGCTTGGAGTACCGTTATCGAGACCCGCGTGGCCTCTTTGTTCAGGTCGACCGCCCCGGACGCTTGCGCGTATACCAAGGTGGCTTCCTCGTGGCTACGCTTACGGACGGAGTTATTGAGACTGGCCGCATGGATTATAATGTCTTTCTTCATGAACCAGCCAACGCCGGTTTAGGAAGAATGAGCGAAGAGATTGACTATCCTGAATATGAGCATCCGAGAGAGTACAGAGATTTCGAATTTATCGCGATGTGGAATACCTATGCGGCCATCGCAAATGCCATTAGTTTAGCAGGCCATGGAGGAATGCTCATAATCAAAGCGGGTGACACGAAGATTGACCCAGGAATTATTAAGATAAAGTACGAGACAGATGCGGGTACGCTGAGGGCATCATTTATCGATTTTATGAATAGAAGAAACGTTCTCGGGGATTATGAGTCGTTGGATGAGGACGGTCATTTAGTCCCCGAGGGAGCATTGTACAAAGCGGTGGGCGAGATGAAGGACTCCTACGAATCGTTGGTGGAAGCAACTCGATTTGTTGCCGGTTTGTCTGGTTGCGATGGATCTATCGTAATCTCTGACGACTTGAGATTGTTAGGATTTGGAGCAGAAATTAGAGCGGAAATACGCCAGGATATAAATATTTTTGAAGTTAACGACGAGTTTCGTCGGAAGTACAAGAGATGTGACATCGAGCAGTTTGGCATGCGCCACCGATCCGCAGTAAAACTAGCGAGTCGAGATTATGATTGTCGGATTTTGGTGGTGTCGCAGGACGGTCCAATTAGCGCAGTTTGGTGGGAGAAAGATCGAGTTTTGGTCAAAAAGGGCGTTCACCTGGTCAATATGAACATCCCTTGGGCGTAA
- the mutL gene encoding DNA mismatch repair endonuclease MutL, which yields MPIRQLSETMINQIAAGEVIERPASVVKELVENALDADASRVEIVTGGGGLSLIRVTDDGSGIPEKELSLAVARHCTSKLSNDIHDIRSLGFRGEALPSIGSVARLSIRSRTASGDAAAEIGIDGGRVSAVKPAAANRGTTVEVRDLFFATPARLKFMKGERAESSAISDVVRRIAIAFPAVRFTLAGSDRSTLELPATSDTPEGRLARVAQVMGKDFPDNAIAIDAMRDGVHLAGHVSIPSYTRANALQQYAYVNGRPVRDKLIAGAIRGAFADVLPRDRHAVTVLFLTLDPATVDVNVHPAKADVRFRGPGLVRGLIVGAIREALAGAGIRAATTGAAGMMAAFRPGAAPYAHPGPTSGHRSYEAAYHASGSSGFDPSRSPHRPLDMGHGGAWPPRNGFAENEQAAFDTGPLASADARAGTAEPTEALLGMALGAARAQVHENYIVAQTRDSLIIVDQHAAHERLVYEALKNALHSRAVPSQMLLLPEIVDLPEEDAERLAMHSETLAKFGLGLERFGPGAVAVRETPSMLGETNVQQLVRDLADEIADNDTVETLKERLDKIAATMACHGSVRSGRLLKAEEMNALLRQMEATPGSGTCNHGRPTYIELKLADIERLFGRR from the coding sequence ATGCCCATTCGCCAGCTTTCAGAAACAATGATCAACCAGATCGCCGCCGGCGAGGTGATCGAGCGCCCGGCGAGCGTGGTGAAGGAACTGGTCGAGAACGCGCTCGACGCCGACGCGAGCAGGGTCGAGATCGTCACCGGCGGCGGCGGGCTTTCTCTCATCCGGGTCACCGACGACGGCTCGGGCATTCCCGAAAAGGAACTGTCATTGGCGGTCGCCCGGCATTGCACCTCGAAGCTCTCCAACGACATCCACGACATCCGTTCATTGGGTTTTCGCGGCGAGGCGCTGCCCTCGATCGGCTCGGTGGCCAGGCTTTCGATCCGCTCGCGCACGGCAAGCGGCGACGCCGCGGCCGAGATCGGCATCGACGGCGGCCGGGTTTCAGCCGTCAAGCCGGCGGCCGCAAACCGCGGCACGACCGTCGAGGTGCGCGACCTCTTCTTCGCCACGCCGGCACGGCTCAAATTCATGAAGGGCGAGCGCGCCGAAAGTTCGGCCATCAGCGATGTGGTGAGGCGGATCGCGATAGCCTTCCCGGCCGTGCGCTTCACCCTTGCCGGCTCCGACCGTTCGACGCTCGAATTGCCGGCGACCAGCGACACGCCGGAGGGCCGGCTTGCTCGCGTCGCGCAGGTGATGGGCAAGGATTTCCCCGACAATGCCATTGCCATCGATGCCATGCGCGACGGGGTGCATCTTGCCGGCCACGTCTCGATCCCTTCCTACACGCGAGCCAACGCGTTGCAGCAATATGCCTATGTCAACGGCAGGCCGGTGCGCGACAAGCTGATTGCCGGCGCGATCCGCGGCGCCTTCGCCGACGTCCTGCCGCGCGACCGGCATGCGGTCACGGTACTGTTCCTGACGCTCGATCCGGCGACCGTCGACGTCAACGTCCATCCGGCCAAGGCCGATGTGCGCTTCCGCGGCCCGGGCCTGGTGCGCGGGCTGATCGTCGGCGCCATCCGCGAGGCTTTGGCCGGCGCCGGCATCCGGGCGGCAACCACGGGCGCCGCCGGCATGATGGCGGCGTTCCGGCCGGGCGCGGCGCCATACGCGCATCCAGGCCCGACCAGCGGCCACCGCAGCTACGAGGCCGCCTACCATGCCTCAGGCTCCAGCGGTTTCGACCCCTCGCGCTCGCCGCACCGACCGCTCGATATGGGCCATGGCGGGGCGTGGCCGCCGCGAAACGGCTTCGCCGAGAACGAGCAAGCCGCTTTCGACACCGGACCGCTTGCCAGCGCCGACGCGCGGGCGGGTACTGCCGAACCGACTGAGGCGTTGCTCGGCATGGCGCTGGGCGCGGCGCGGGCGCAGGTGCACGAGAACTACATCGTCGCCCAGACCAGGGATTCGCTCATCATCGTCGACCAGCATGCCGCGCATGAGCGGCTGGTCTACGAGGCGCTGAAGAACGCGCTGCATTCGCGCGCGGTGCCGTCACAGATGCTGCTCTTGCCTGAAATCGTCGACCTGCCCGAGGAGGACGCCGAGCGGCTGGCGATGCATTCTGAGACGCTCGCCAAATTTGGCCTCGGCCTTGAGCGCTTCGGCCCCGGCGCGGTGGCGGTGCGCGAGACGCCGTCGATGCTCGGCGAGACCAATGTGCAGCAATTGGTGCGCGACCTTGCCGACGAGATCGCCGACAACGATACGGTCGAGACGCTGAAGGAGCGGCTGGACAAAATCGCCGCGACCATGGCCTGTCACGGCTCGGTGCGCTCGGGCCGACTGCTCAAGGCCGAGGAGATGAACGCGCTGCTGCGCCAGATGGAGGCGACGCCTGGCTCCGGCACCTGCAACCACGGCCGCCCGACCTATATCGAATTGAAGCTCGCTGACATCGAAAGGCTATTCGGGCGACGGTGA
- a CDS encoding DMT family transporter: protein MSAYIGTLNETQRMDTTAAIAVALTVAGWASAFPAIRAGLAAFQPLELGALRFAIAAVPAAIFLAVRRPALPQVDELWRFGFGGAIFVALYTAMLNFGELTVSAGAAGFIINVSPIFTAIMAMALLGERFSGLAWLGTVISFTGIGIIAVADGHGLHFNAGALLVLGSALCSAVNTIVQKPLFAHHHPLTIAASNMVLGALCLSPFLPEAFSQAAVADSAGLGAVIYLGIVPSMIAYAAWATALSRLPAARASNFLYLVSPTSALIGFFWLGEVPSLLGILGGALALGGVIVVNLKR from the coding sequence ATGAGCGCTTACATCGGCACGTTGAATGAGACACAGCGCATGGACACCACCGCTGCCATAGCGGTGGCGCTGACCGTGGCCGGCTGGGCTTCGGCCTTCCCGGCGATCCGCGCCGGCCTTGCCGCCTTCCAGCCGCTGGAGTTGGGGGCGCTGCGCTTTGCCATCGCTGCCGTGCCGGCGGCCATCTTCCTCGCCGTCAGGCGCCCGGCTCTGCCCCAGGTCGACGAGCTCTGGCGCTTCGGCTTCGGCGGCGCCATCTTCGTGGCGCTCTACACCGCAATGCTCAATTTCGGCGAGCTGACCGTCTCTGCGGGCGCCGCCGGCTTCATCATCAATGTCAGCCCGATCTTCACGGCGATCATGGCCATGGCGCTGCTCGGCGAGCGCTTTTCCGGCCTGGCATGGCTCGGCACCGTGATCTCGTTCACCGGCATCGGCATCATCGCGGTGGCGGACGGGCACGGCCTGCATTTCAACGCCGGCGCGCTCCTGGTGCTGGGCTCGGCACTTTGCTCGGCCGTCAACACCATCGTCCAGAAGCCGCTCTTTGCCCACCATCATCCGCTGACGATCGCCGCTTCCAACATGGTGCTCGGCGCGCTTTGCCTATCGCCCTTCCTGCCGGAAGCGTTTTCGCAGGCCGCGGTCGCCGACTCCGCCGGCCTCGGCGCCGTCATCTATCTCGGCATCGTGCCCTCGATGATAGCCTACGCCGCCTGGGCGACAGCGCTCTCCCGCCTGCCGGCCGCGCGCGCCTCGAACTTCCTTTATCTCGTCTCGCCGACCTCCGCCTTGATCGGCTTCTTCTGGCTGGGCGAAGTGCCGAGCCTGCTCGGCATCCTCGGCGGCGCGCTGGCTCTTGGCGGCGTCATCGTGGTGAATTTGAAGCGGTAA
- a CDS encoding LysR substrate-binding domain-containing protein codes for MDHSSNQMLPLETLRAFDAAARTGSFSAAAEKLNLTHGAVSRQIAKLEDWLGLKVFERNARGVTLTNEGNRLHLRTTEAFALISVNSDRWVEPRGTAVVRLASIPSVSGLWLMPRMAALENNPTRLRIVLDVDNRQADLADEGIDLSVRCGRGRIPGRVSVQLFEEHIFPIASPELAKEVGQGDPARLLKFPLINDSDASGWRAWFAAQDVDYRPRPQDRRFEDYNLVLDAAAYGLGIALARPPLTQDQLKSGRIVAVEERVALNPVSYWLDRPVGRPRAAAADLARRIGQQAGLAPAKLQAFLQDDN; via the coding sequence ATGGATCACAGCTCGAACCAGATGCTACCGCTCGAAACCTTGCGCGCCTTCGACGCGGCGGCGCGCACCGGAAGCTTCTCGGCGGCGGCCGAAAAGCTCAACCTCACCCATGGCGCGGTGAGCCGCCAGATCGCCAAGCTGGAGGACTGGCTTGGCCTCAAGGTGTTCGAGCGCAACGCGCGCGGCGTGACGCTGACCAACGAAGGCAACCGGCTGCACCTTAGAACCACCGAAGCCTTCGCTCTGATCTCGGTCAACTCCGACCGCTGGGTCGAGCCGCGCGGCACCGCGGTAGTGCGGCTGGCCTCGATCCCTTCGGTCAGCGGTCTCTGGCTGATGCCGCGCATGGCGGCGCTGGAAAACAACCCGACGCGGCTGCGCATCGTGCTCGATGTCGACAACCGCCAGGCCGACCTTGCCGACGAAGGCATCGACCTTTCGGTGCGCTGCGGGCGCGGCCGCATTCCGGGCCGCGTCTCGGTGCAGCTTTTCGAGGAGCACATTTTTCCGATCGCATCGCCGGAACTGGCTAAGGAGGTCGGGCAGGGCGACCCTGCCCGGCTGCTCAAATTCCCGCTGATCAACGATTCAGACGCCTCCGGCTGGCGCGCCTGGTTCGCGGCGCAGGACGTGGACTATCGCCCTCGCCCGCAGGACCGGCGCTTCGAGGACTACAATCTGGTGCTCGACGCGGCGGCGTACGGGCTGGGCATTGCGCTGGCGCGGCCGCCGCTGACGCAGGATCAGTTGAAGTCAGGCCGGATCGTCGCCGTCGAAGAGCGCGTCGCGCTCAATCCGGTGTCCTACTGGCTGGATAGGCCGGTGGGCCGGCCGCGCGCCGCCGCCGCCGATCTTGCCCGGCGCATCGGCCAACAGGCCGGGCTGGCGCCGGCGAAGCTCCAAGCCTTCCTGCAGGACGACAACTAA
- a CDS encoding DUF2093 domain-containing protein — MMNRFEGPGGKEARIRYLDGDFQVTSPGAFVRCAVTGESIPLDELKYWSVARQEPYVSAAASLRREIEMHPEMRSRR, encoded by the coding sequence ATGATGAACCGTTTTGAGGGCCCCGGCGGCAAGGAAGCGCGCATCCGCTATCTCGACGGCGACTTCCAAGTGACCAGCCCCGGCGCGTTCGTGCGCTGCGCGGTGACCGGCGAGAGCATTCCGCTGGACGAGCTCAAATATTGGAGCGTCGCCAGGCAGGAGCCTTATGTGAGCGCCGCCGCGTCGCTGCGGCGTGAGATCGAGATGCATCCGGAGATGAGAAGCCGGCGGTAG
- the lpxK gene encoding tetraacyldisaccharide 4'-kinase, translating to MTSEAPPFWWEKPDWRVLALSPASAVYGMVAGRRMRHAPREKVAAPVLCVGNLTVGGSGKTPVAIALAKQARRMQLTPGFLSRGHGGSFAKPHVVDAHHDAAKHVGDEPLLLAEHAPVAVTANRAAGARLLLEEHGCDFLIMDDGFQSARIHIDYALVVVDARFGIGNGRVIPGGPLRAKVVDQLVFTSGLLKMGEGSGADTVVRQAARAGRPIFLAHVEPANPARFAGGRFLAFAGIGHPEKFFDTLRGVGGEVALSRAFPDHHFYAADELADLAALAKRERLRLVTTAKDAARLRHGAAPAGFLDQLDVLEIDAVFEIEHVPERIVGETLDAWRQRKLRG from the coding sequence ATGACCAGCGAAGCGCCCCCCTTCTGGTGGGAAAAGCCGGACTGGCGGGTGCTGGCATTGTCGCCGGCGTCGGCTGTCTACGGAATGGTGGCTGGCCGTCGCATGCGGCACGCGCCGCGCGAGAAGGTCGCAGCGCCCGTGCTCTGCGTCGGCAATCTCACCGTCGGCGGCAGCGGCAAGACGCCGGTCGCCATCGCTCTTGCCAAACAGGCCAGGCGCATGCAGCTCACGCCGGGCTTCCTGTCGCGCGGCCATGGCGGCTCCTTCGCCAAGCCGCATGTCGTCGACGCGCATCACGACGCCGCCAAGCATGTCGGCGACGAGCCGCTGTTGCTTGCCGAACATGCGCCGGTGGCGGTGACGGCCAACCGCGCCGCCGGCGCCAGGCTGCTGCTGGAAGAGCATGGCTGCGACTTCCTGATCATGGATGACGGCTTCCAGTCGGCGCGCATTCATATCGACTACGCGCTGGTCGTGGTCGACGCGCGCTTCGGCATCGGCAATGGCCGCGTCATTCCCGGCGGGCCGCTCAGGGCCAAGGTCGTCGACCAGCTGGTCTTCACCAGCGGCCTGCTGAAGATGGGCGAGGGGAGTGGCGCCGATACGGTGGTGCGCCAGGCGGCGCGCGCCGGCCGTCCGATCTTCCTGGCGCATGTCGAGCCGGCGAACCCGGCGCGCTTTGCCGGCGGCCGCTTTCTTGCCTTTGCCGGCATCGGCCATCCCGAGAAATTCTTCGACACGCTGCGCGGTGTCGGCGGCGAGGTGGCGCTGTCGCGCGCCTTCCCCGACCATCATTTCTACGCCGCGGACGAGCTCGCCGACCTTGCTGCGCTTGCCAAACGCGAAAGGCTGCGCCTCGTCACCACCGCCAAGGACGCCGCGCGGCTCCGCCACGGCGCCGCACCCGCCGGCTTCCTCGATCAGCTCGACGTGCTGGAGATCGATGCGGTGTTCGAGATCGAGCACGTGCCGGAGCGCATCGTCGGCGAGACGCTGGATGCGTGGCGGCAGCGGAAGTTGAGGGGATGA
- the waaA gene encoding lipid IV(A) 3-deoxy-D-manno-octulosonic acid transferase: MSERWARAALTAYRYAGAVAYPLIGPYVAWRASRGKEDRVRRRERYGVAGRPRPEGPVIWIHAASVGETIAVVPLVECILDYGVNVVLTTGTVTSAKVADERLGSRIIHQYVPLDLKPAVSRFLDHWQPELAIIAESEIWPMTILELGARNVPQVLVNGRLSDRSFRSWKKRSSVAEALFENLAHVVAQSDVDGERFRALGARPVTVSGNLKVDTNPPPVDERALATLQRQIGGRPTWAAISTHDGEEVVAAEVHATLHKRHHGLLTIVVPRHPDRADALAAQISGIGLTVARRSKGDRISPDTDILLGDTIGEMGLYLRLTEIAFVGRSLTSQGGQNPLEPAMLDTAVLAGRNVQNFRETYQRLLDRGGAKLVRDRDMLAGAVNFLLTNEAARHEMMAAGAATVDEMRGALARTLKSLEPYIQPLVVKARLKGANGR; the protein is encoded by the coding sequence ATGAGCGAGCGCTGGGCGCGCGCTGCCCTGACCGCCTACCGCTACGCGGGGGCCGTCGCCTATCCTCTGATCGGGCCCTATGTCGCCTGGCGCGCCTCGCGCGGCAAGGAAGACCGCGTCCGCCGCCGCGAGCGCTACGGCGTCGCCGGCCGTCCGCGCCCGGAAGGCCCGGTGATCTGGATCCATGCCGCGAGCGTCGGCGAGACGATCGCCGTCGTGCCGCTGGTCGAGTGCATCCTCGACTATGGCGTCAACGTCGTGCTGACGACCGGCACCGTGACCTCGGCGAAGGTCGCCGACGAGCGGCTCGGCAGCCGCATCATCCACCAATATGTGCCGCTCGACCTCAAGCCCGCGGTCAGCCGCTTCCTCGATCACTGGCAGCCGGAACTGGCCATCATCGCCGAATCGGAGATCTGGCCGATGACCATCCTCGAGCTTGGCGCGCGCAACGTGCCGCAGGTTCTGGTCAATGGCCGGCTGTCGGACCGCTCCTTCCGGTCGTGGAAGAAGCGTTCCAGCGTCGCCGAGGCGCTGTTCGAGAACCTTGCCCATGTCGTTGCCCAGTCCGATGTCGACGGCGAGCGTTTCCGGGCGCTGGGCGCCCGTCCCGTCACCGTCTCCGGCAATCTCAAGGTGGACACCAACCCGCCGCCGGTCGACGAGCGGGCGCTGGCGACGCTGCAGCGCCAGATCGGCGGGCGGCCGACCTGGGCGGCGATCTCGACCCATGACGGCGAGGAGGTCGTCGCGGCGGAAGTTCATGCGACCTTGCACAAGCGCCATCATGGCCTCTTGACCATCGTCGTGCCGCGCCATCCCGACCGCGCCGACGCGCTTGCCGCGCAGATTTCCGGCATAGGACTGACGGTGGCGAGGCGCAGCAAGGGCGACCGCATCTCACCGGACACCGATATCCTGCTCGGCGACACCATCGGTGAGATGGGGCTCTATCTCAGGCTGACCGAGATCGCCTTCGTCGGCCGCTCGCTGACCTCGCAAGGCGGCCAGAATCCGCTGGAGCCGGCGATGCTCGACACAGCGGTGCTTGCCGGCCGCAACGTGCAGAACTTTCGCGAAACCTATCAACGCCTGCTCGACCGCGGCGGCGCCAAGCTGGTGCGCGACCGCGACATGCTGGCCGGAGCCGTCAATTTCCTTTTGACCAATGAAGCCGCACGCCACGAGATGATGGCGGCGGGCGCCGCGACCGTCGACGAGATGCGCGGCGCGCTCGCCCGCACGCTGAAATCGCTCGAGCCCTACATCCAGCCGCTGGTCGTCAAGGCGCGCCTGAAAGGCGCCAACGGGCGTTAG